A region from the Drosophila takahashii strain IR98-3 E-12201 chromosome 2L, DtakHiC1v2, whole genome shotgun sequence genome encodes:
- the LOC138912041 gene encoding uncharacterized protein — translation MVAGLDIDPCHILSACVIYSTSTNTRTMADCRRYLHEIASHSTISLIWVPGHRDIVGNCIADELARQGTVMPLLPENESVGMAMATCKLNIKSHFIKLANTRWQNAPQCRITHQTWPGINSKKSSELLKFSRTECGMLVRVLTGHWLVGTHAGRLKAPYNDFCRSCRDEEEEEHLLCFCPALCRLRLKHLGNPFISDLNEISEINLKRREI, via the exons atggtggcaggcctggacatcgacccatgtcacattttgtcggcctgtgtaatctaTTCGACAAGCACAAACACACGAACAATGGCAGACTGTCGCAGATATCTCCACGAGATAGCTAGTCACTCTACTATAAGCCTAATATGGGTTCCGGGTCACCGGGACATTGTAGGCAACTGCATAGCGGACGAGTTAGCCAGGCAAGGCACCGTCATGCCTCTCCTTCCAGAAAATGAGAGTGTCGGTATGGCCATGGCGACTTGCAAGCTAAATATCAAAAGCCACTTCATCAAACTAGCCAACACTAGGTGGCAAAATGCACCACAGTGTCGTATCACCCACCAGACTTGGCCTGGGATAAACAGTAAAAAATCGTCGGAATTACTCAAATTTAGTCGCACAGAGTGCGGTATGCTAGTTCGAGTCCTTACAGGCCACTGGCTAGTCGGCACACATGCCGGAAGGCTAAAAGCCCCGTACAATGACTTCTGCAGAAGCTGCAGGgacgaggaagaggaggagcaCCTTCTATGCTTCTGCCCAGCCCTATGCAGACTAAGACTGAAACATCTAGGAAACCCCTTCATTAGCGATCTAAACGAAATATCGGAGATCAACCTTAAAA GACGAGAGATATAA